The proteins below come from a single Lactobacillus johnsonii genomic window:
- a CDS encoding SP_1767 family glycosyltransferase has protein sequence MKTIALSVDYGWIDKAETTLKSIYAHNQDVKTYIINPDIPHEWFMNINRYLKELNSEVIDLKIDLSRFKDMPNPEGRISKMVYGKFLIPELIKEDKVLYLDSDVIVDQNLDQLFETNIEDRPLYTVVDYFNPDQFNSGVLLINNRFWYNNNIGNQLLDLGKKYNLNNTQVMMNEGFAQNYGKLDPKYNYQIGYERKSYWNDKDSFYAFFDHIKEPAIIHFTERDKPFNITDTTELREKWWEYHNLEWSKIIFRNFELNDNYDKTFDGEAYIFTNVAEVQNLEELVKKLPNIHFSIAAFTPVAFLLSHLSQYDNVTIYPSATAKKQIELINKCTVYLDINYGDKNKMVLNRIKHRQVPILAFNSSRSESINYDAYQVFEDDQIDEMADVIQKLVKRPTDHVVPRLFNIHVRGMDESLDRLINEKKSIIRFGDGELSLINGKGITYQAYNKDLSRELKQILFAGGNNKYDVALPDVFESLEDYGQYTKDFYETNFFFNNQYLLSEVEKTKNIYSNTFISRPYIDRIDKAKSAGWFNKLKQIWKEKDILIVEGALTRSGVGNDLFDNTKSVKRILAPSRNAYQKVNKIEQMIRENAEDRLVLLMLGPTAKVIVDDLQDLDNQLIDLGHIDSEYEWFKMGATYKVKLKNKHTAEFNFDENIEAVHDQTYENEIIGKIE, from the coding sequence ATGAAGACAATTGCCTTAAGTGTAGACTATGGCTGGATTGATAAAGCAGAGACCACTTTAAAGTCCATTTATGCGCATAATCAAGATGTAAAAACTTATATTATTAATCCTGATATTCCACATGAATGGTTTATGAATATTAATCGATACTTGAAAGAGCTGAACTCAGAAGTTATCGATTTAAAAATTGATCTCAGTCGTTTTAAAGATATGCCAAATCCCGAAGGTCGCATTTCTAAGATGGTATATGGCAAATTTTTGATCCCAGAATTAATTAAAGAAGATAAAGTTCTTTACTTAGACAGTGATGTAATTGTGGATCAAAATTTAGATCAGCTTTTTGAAACTAATATTGAAGATAGACCTTTGTATACTGTAGTGGACTACTTTAATCCTGATCAATTTAATTCAGGAGTCTTATTAATTAATAATAGATTTTGGTATAACAACAATATCGGAAACCAATTATTGGATTTAGGGAAGAAATATAATTTAAATAACACCCAGGTTATGATGAATGAAGGATTTGCGCAGAATTATGGAAAGTTAGATCCAAAATATAATTATCAAATTGGCTATGAGAGAAAAAGTTATTGGAATGATAAAGACAGTTTTTATGCATTCTTTGATCATATAAAAGAGCCTGCTATTATTCATTTTACTGAGCGAGATAAGCCATTTAACATCACTGATACAACTGAACTAAGAGAGAAATGGTGGGAGTACCACAATTTAGAATGGTCAAAAATTATTTTTAGAAACTTTGAATTAAATGACAATTATGATAAGACCTTTGACGGAGAGGCCTATATATTTACGAATGTCGCTGAAGTTCAAAATTTAGAAGAGCTAGTAAAAAAATTACCTAATATTCACTTTAGTATTGCAGCATTTACTCCAGTTGCCTTTTTATTAAGTCATTTATCTCAATATGATAATGTAACTATATACCCAAGTGCTACGGCTAAAAAACAAATTGAGCTTATTAATAAGTGCACAGTTTACCTTGATATTAATTATGGTGATAAAAATAAAATGGTACTTAATCGGATTAAGCATCGACAAGTTCCTATTTTGGCCTTTAATTCTTCAAGATCTGAAAGTATAAATTATGATGCTTATCAAGTCTTTGAAGATGATCAAATTGATGAAATGGCAGACGTAATCCAAAAGTTAGTAAAACGTCCTACTGACCACGTAGTTCCCCGGCTTTTTAATATACATGTCAGAGGAATGGATGAATCGCTAGATCGACTTATTAATGAGAAAAAATCCATTATTCGTTTTGGGGATGGAGAATTGAGTTTGATTAATGGAAAGGGTATTACTTATCAAGCATATAATAAGGATCTGTCGAGAGAATTAAAACAGATACTTTTTGCGGGCGGTAATAATAAATACGATGTAGCCCTTCCAGATGTATTTGAAAGTTTAGAGGATTATGGTCAATATACAAAAGATTTTTATGAAACTAATTTCTTTTTTAACAATCAGTATCTTCTAAGCGAAGTAGAAAAAACCAAAAATATCTATAGTAATACTTTTATTTCTCGCCCATATATTGATCGAATTGATAAGGCTAAAAGTGCTGGTTGGTTTAATAAGCTTAAGCAGATTTGGAAAGAAAAAGATATCTTAATTGTTGAAGGAGCGTTAACACGTTCAGGAGTGGGTAACGACTTATTTGATAACACCAAGTCGGTTAAAAGAATTCTTGCACCATCAAGAAATGCATACCAAAAAGTTAATAAAATAGAACAAATGATTCGAGAAAATGCAGAAGATAGATTAGTTCTATTAATGCTTGGACCAACAGCTAAGGTAATCGTGGATGATCTCCAAGATTTAGATAATCAATTGATCGATTTAGGTCATATTGACTCAGAATATGAATGGTTCAAGATGGGAGCTACTTATAAAGTTAAGCTTAAAAATAAGCATACAGCAGAATTCAATTTTGATGAAAATATTGAAGCAGTTCATGATCAAACTTATGAGAATGAAATTATTGGCAAAATTGAGTAA
- a CDS encoding SP_1767 family glycosyltransferase, producing the protein MKTIVLNGDYGFLDKIETTVKSIIYHNQKVKIYVINPDIPHEWFINLNQYLSQIGSQIVDKKIDQAYLNDVNSSFKGIKNIAFARILIPELIKEDKVLYLDCDIVVNANLDELFNIDLENKWVCGVRDYQVPAEFNSGMLLINNKKWKESNIVSSLLEKAKGPNLRNGDQTVINEVFKDKIEELDLSYNYQIGFEKAAFWGNLQKTTQFLDKVKKPKIIHFITEDKPFNLVSTVSLRNKWWHYRRLEWSEIIFKYSSFDKSKIKDPSFEGEAFLLTRMADVQNIEQLIQKLPNIRFNIAAYTPMAFLLLKLTQYDNVRLFPTIIGKTLDREINEADIYLDINYGPKADEIIERIMKKNIPIFSFDQTQSQNLDYDNYHVFRDNQIDEMVEAIKETVKSSAPKYNIRVKDMDESLDLILQDNKSVIRFGDGEFDLIRGASIPYQTYNSELADRLKDIILRGQFNNTLVCLPDVFTKPERYQDFTQSFYKTSFFPNNESFLKEIGQTGNWYGSTFISRPYIDLGDKSKSATYFNKLKQLWSGRDLLIVEGALTRSGVGNDLFTNTKSIKRILAPSKNAYQKIDQIEQMIRENAEDRLILLMLGPTAKVVVDDLQDLENQIIDLGHIDSEYEWFKMGATHKVKLENKHTAEFNFDENINAVHDKAYENEIIVKIE; encoded by the coding sequence TTGAAAACGATAGTATTAAATGGTGATTATGGATTCTTAGATAAAATTGAAACAACAGTTAAATCAATTATTTATCATAATCAGAAAGTAAAAATCTATGTTATCAATCCTGATATTCCACACGAATGGTTCATTAATTTGAATCAATATCTCAGTCAAATAGGGTCACAAATTGTAGATAAAAAAATTGATCAGGCATATTTAAATGACGTTAATTCTTCTTTTAAAGGAATTAAAAATATTGCTTTTGCGAGAATACTAATTCCTGAATTAATTAAAGAAGATAAAGTACTATATTTAGATTGTGATATAGTTGTGAATGCCAATTTAGATGAATTATTTAATATTGATTTAGAAAATAAATGGGTTTGTGGTGTGCGTGACTATCAAGTTCCTGCAGAATTTAATTCGGGAATGTTATTGATTAATAATAAAAAGTGGAAGGAAAGTAACATAGTTTCTAGCCTTTTAGAAAAAGCAAAAGGGCCTAATCTTCGAAATGGTGATCAGACTGTCATTAATGAAGTATTTAAAGATAAAATTGAAGAACTAGATTTATCTTATAATTACCAAATTGGTTTTGAAAAAGCAGCTTTTTGGGGAAATCTGCAAAAAACTACACAATTTCTTGATAAAGTTAAAAAACCAAAAATAATCCACTTTATTACTGAAGACAAGCCATTTAACTTAGTATCAACAGTTAGTTTACGAAACAAATGGTGGCATTATAGAAGATTGGAATGGTCGGAAATTATTTTTAAATATAGTAGTTTTGATAAGAGTAAAATTAAAGATCCATCTTTTGAGGGAGAGGCATTTTTGCTTACTCGTATGGCGGACGTACAGAATATTGAACAGTTGATTCAAAAATTGCCAAATATAAGATTCAATATTGCTGCGTATACGCCTATGGCTTTTCTTTTATTGAAATTAACACAATATGATAATGTAAGACTTTTTCCAACTATTATAGGAAAAACTTTGGATAGAGAAATAAATGAAGCAGATATTTATTTAGATATTAATTATGGTCCTAAAGCTGATGAAATAATTGAAAGAATTATGAAGAAAAATATTCCAATCTTTTCATTCGATCAAACTCAGTCTCAAAATTTGGATTATGATAATTATCATGTCTTTCGCGATAATCAAATTGATGAAATGGTAGAAGCGATTAAAGAGACAGTAAAAAGTAGTGCTCCAAAATATAATATTAGAGTAAAAGATATGGACGAATCATTAGACTTGATTTTGCAAGATAATAAATCTGTGATTCGCTTTGGGGATGGCGAATTTGATTTAATTAGAGGAGCCTCAATTCCCTATCAAACCTATAATTCAGAACTTGCCGATCGACTAAAAGATATTATTTTGCGGGGCCAATTTAATAATACATTGGTTTGTTTACCTGATGTGTTTACCAAACCAGAGCGTTATCAAGATTTTACTCAATCATTCTACAAAACATCTTTCTTTCCAAATAATGAAAGTTTCTTAAAAGAAATTGGACAAACTGGTAATTGGTATGGGTCAACTTTTATTTCAAGACCATATATTGATCTAGGTGATAAAAGTAAAAGTGCTACATACTTTAATAAATTGAAACAACTTTGGAGTGGTCGTGATCTACTAATCGTAGAGGGAGCACTAACGCGTTCAGGAGTAGGAAATGATTTATTCACTAATACTAAATCAATTAAAAGAATTCTTGCTCCATCAAAGAATGCATACCAAAAAATTGATCAAATAGAACAAATGATTCGAGAAAATGCAGAAGATAGGTTGATTTTGTTGATGCTTGGGCCAACAGCCAAAGTAGTTGTGGATGATTTGCAAGATTTAGAGAATCAAATCATTGATTTAGGTCATATTGATTCAGAATATGAATGGTTCAAGATGGGAGCTACTCATAAAGTTAAGCTTGAAAATAAGCATACTGCAGAGTTTAATTTTGATGAAAATATTAATGCTGTTCATGATAAAGCTTATGAAAATGAAATTATTGTGAAGATTGAATAA
- a CDS encoding Bax inhibitor-1/YccA family protein yields the protein MNNFSQEPERRTIVDVTGLNRFLSRMYGMMTIAVLVSALSAYLTMTVFRTQVMTLFASNPAMTWILLLVPLALTFGISFRATRNPVASFVMLMIMAIVYGVEFSLIAGAYTGRSIASAFVASSTVFITMAVIGTTTKKNLNNLGSYASAALIGLIVAMLINMFLRNPMVSYIFSFIAVIIFTILTAWDAQRMKQIYENYSGQVSVDGLAVAGALALYLDFVNLFLQFLQIFGFSDRN from the coding sequence ATGAATAACTTTTCACAAGAACCAGAACGCCGTACAATTGTCGACGTAACGGGGTTAAATAGATTCTTAAGCAGAATGTACGGCATGATGACAATTGCTGTTTTAGTATCTGCCTTAAGTGCTTACTTAACAATGACTGTCTTTAGAACACAAGTTATGACTTTATTTGCTAGCAATCCAGCAATGACTTGGATTTTATTGCTAGTTCCACTTGCTTTAACTTTTGGAATTAGTTTTAGAGCAACAAGAAATCCAGTAGCTAGCTTTGTAATGCTAATGATCATGGCAATTGTTTATGGAGTCGAATTTTCATTAATTGCTGGTGCTTATACTGGTCGCAGTATTGCTTCTGCATTCGTAGCTTCTTCTACTGTATTCATTACAATGGCTGTAATTGGTACCACAACTAAAAAGAACTTAAATAATTTAGGATCATATGCTTCTGCAGCTTTAATTGGATTAATTGTTGCAATGCTAATCAACATGTTCTTAAGAAATCCAATGGTTTCTTACATTTTTTCATTTATTGCAGTTATTATCTTTACTATTTTAACTGCTTGGGATGCACAAAGAATGAAGCAAATCTACGAAAACTACAGTGGCCAAGTTTCTGTTGACGGCTTAGCAGTTGCGGGTGCTTTGGCACTTTACTTAGATTTCGTTAACTTATTCTTACAATTCTTACAGATCTTTGGATTTAGCGATAGAAATTAA
- a CDS encoding SP_1767 family glycosyltransferase — MAHKNLIRRLPNIHFNIVSGRALYTGLDILTQNGNATLYPQILNYQLKSIIEKTDLCFDIGYGNKNVHFETVLKLLDIPTFAFRDTQYHEQSNNYYVADSMDEMIKQVNKLPANSSKKSFDDIFDISVKSIDETLDEIIENKKSVVRIGDGELDLIYGEDIIYQHFNPELAKILKDSILNNHNPRVLTCLPDIFTNLDRYNEMRGYYAVGVLPRFSDFFKEIEKTKYSYGSTFMSRMYMSFKDKSKSQHYFHKLRKIWQNKDILIVEGEYTRSGVGNDLFENVRSIQRIICPAEDAYDEVHEIEEAIRNNAQNKLILLMLGPTAKVIVNDLQDLDNQILDIGHIDTKYEWFKMDAKYVVSIGKNKHMAESVDKNLNEEDNPQYQKEIIMKINKK, encoded by the coding sequence ATGGCGCACAAGAACTTAATCAGGCGCTTACCAAATATTCATTTTAATATTGTTTCGGGACGGGCATTATATACAGGTTTAGACATTTTAACGCAAAATGGGAATGCAACCCTTTATCCTCAAATTTTAAATTACCAATTAAAGTCAATTATCGAAAAAACAGATCTTTGTTTTGATATTGGCTATGGCAATAAGAATGTCCATTTCGAAACTGTATTGAAATTGCTGGATATTCCTACTTTTGCTTTTAGGGATACTCAATATCATGAACAGAGTAATAATTATTACGTAGCTGACAGTATGGATGAGATGATAAAACAAGTTAATAAATTACCAGCTAATAGTTCTAAGAAGTCTTTTGATGATATTTTTGATATTTCAGTTAAATCAATTGATGAAACTTTAGATGAAATAATTGAAAATAAGAAATCTGTGGTGCGAATTGGAGATGGTGAACTAGACTTGATATATGGTGAAGACATTATTTATCAACATTTTAATCCAGAGTTAGCGAAGATATTAAAAGATAGTATTCTAAATAACCATAATCCAAGGGTATTAACTTGTTTACCGGATATCTTTACTAATTTAGACAGATATAATGAAATGCGTGGTTATTATGCTGTAGGAGTGTTACCGAGATTTAGTGACTTTTTTAAAGAAATTGAAAAGACGAAGTATTCATATGGCTCGACATTTATGTCTAGAATGTATATGAGTTTCAAGGATAAGAGTAAAAGTCAACATTATTTCCATAAACTTAGGAAAATTTGGCAGAATAAGGATATTTTGATTGTGGAAGGGGAATATACTCGTTCAGGAGTAGGCAATGATCTTTTTGAAAATGTAAGATCAATTCAGCGTATAATTTGTCCTGCTGAAGATGCTTACGATGAAGTACATGAAATTGAAGAAGCGATTAGAAATAATGCTCAGAATAAGTTGATTTTATTAATGTTAGGACCTACAGCCAAAGTAATTGTCAATGATTTACAAGATTTAGATAATCAGATCCTTGACATTGGGCATATTGATACAAAATATGAATGGTTTAAGATGGATGCTAAATATGTAGTATCGATTGGTAAAAATAAACATATGGCAGAATCTGTGGATAAAAATCTGAATGAAGAAGATAATCCTCAGTACCAAAAAGAAATAATTATGAAAATAAATAAGAAATAA
- a CDS encoding glycosyltransferase — MFLLLYGKFLIPELVDEDEVLYLGNNTIIDQNLDDLFAIDVEDKPLYAIIDFVHPDKFNMGVMLINNIYWRNNNIGNQFLELSKNYGLVYEQAMINDGFGINIGKLPEIYNYQIGFGDPNFELTNSYLYYVDTVERPAII, encoded by the coding sequence GTGTTTTTGCTTTTATATGGCAAATTTTTAATTCCTGAGCTAGTAGATGAAGATGAAGTGCTTTACTTAGGTAACAATACAATTATTGATCAAAATTTAGATGATCTATTTGCAATTGATGTAGAAGATAAGCCTTTGTATGCAATAATTGATTTTGTACATCCCGATAAGTTTAATATGGGTGTTATGCTTATAAATAATATCTACTGGCGCAATAACAATATTGGTAATCAATTTTTAGAACTAAGCAAAAATTATGGTCTAGTTTATGAGCAAGCTATGATTAATGATGGGTTTGGTATCAATATTGGAAAGTTGCCTGAAATTTACAATTATCAAATTGGATTTGGAGATCCTAATTTTGAATTAACAAATTCATATCTGTATTATGTAGACACTGTTGAGAGGCCTGCAATTATTTAA